AGGCCGTGCCGACCGTGCCGACCAGGTACGGGTCCTCGCCGATCGTCTCCTCCACGCGGCCCCAGCGCGGATCGCGTACGACGTCCAGGACGGGCGCGAGGCCCTGGTGCACGCCGGCCGAGCGCAGGTCGTCGCCGATGCGGCGGGCCATCTCCTCGACCAACGGGGGGTCCCAGGTCGCGCCCCAGGCCAGCGGGACCGGGTAGGCCGTGGCCTGCCAGGCGGTGAAACCGGCCAGGCATTCCTCGTGCGCGATCGCCGGGATGCCGAAGCGGCCGGCCTCTTTGATACGGCGCTGGGCGCGGGCCAGGGCCTGCGCGCCGAGCGCCGGGTCGATGGGGGCGGTGCCGAAGGAGCGCGTGAGCTGGCCCAGGCCGCGGGTGATCAGCTCGTCCCAGTCGTAGTCCACGGTCATGTCGTGCTGGTGCGGAGCGACTCCGCCGCCGTCCGTCGCGGCGCCCACCCACACGCCGTACAGCTGGGCGGTCTTCTCCTCCAGGGTCATCCGGGAGAGCAGGTCGTCGACGCGGGCGGTGGCGGGCAGGGCGGGGTCACGCCAGGGCGCGGTGGTCATGAAGCTCCTGTCGGGTGGACGGACGGCCCTCTCACGAAGTGCTCACGAGCGTTTCTCACGCCCGCTTCCACGAATGTTTCGATAAGTATGTCGAATGTTCCGGGAACCTATGGCGCCACGGGGACTTCGTCAAGAGGGCCCGCAGGGATACGATCGCCGCCATGACATCCCCGGAGCCGGTGGAAAGCCGGACGCAAACCCGGACGCAGGGGCGCAGTGCGCAGACCGCGACGCTCGCCGAGATCGCCCGTGAGGCCGGTGTGTCGGCGCCGACTGTTTCGAAGGTCCTCAACGGCCGGGCCGACGTCGCCCCCGCCACCCGGGCCCGCGTCGAGGACCTGCTGCGGGCCCACGGTTACCGGCGCCGCCGCGCGGAGGCGACCCGCTCGCCCCTGATCGACCTGGTCTTCCACGAACTGGAGAGCGCCTGGGCGCTGGAGGTCATCCGGGGCGTGGAGAACGTGGCCCGGGACGCGGGGCTCAGCGTGGTGCTGTCCGAGAGCGCGGGACGGCTCACCCCCGGGCGGACCTGGGCCGACCAGGTCGCCGCGCGCCGCCCGCACGGCGTGATCCTGGTCCTGTCCGGGCTCGACGAGTCGCAGCGGGCGCTGCTGACCAGCCGCGCCATCCCGTTCGTGGTGATGGACCCGGCCGGCGACCCGGGGGCCGACGTGCCCTCGATCGGCGCGACCAACTGGCAGGGCGGTCTCGCGGCCACCCGGCACCTGGTCGAGCTGGGGCACCGCAGGATCGGCGCGATCAGCGGGCCGACGCAGATGATGTGCAGCCGCGCCCGGGTCGACGGCTACCGGGCCGCGCTGGAGACGGCCGGGCTGCCGGTCGACCCCGGGCTGATCGCGAACGGCGACTTCCACCACGAGGCCGGCTACCGGCTGGGCCTGGAGCTGCTGCGCCGCCCGGACCGGCCGACCGCCGTCTTCGCCGGGAACGACCTCCAGGCGCTCGGGCTGTACGAGGCCGCGCGCGAGCTGGGGCTGCGCATCCCCGAGGACCTGAGCGTGGTCGGGTTCGACGATCTGCCGGTGGCGCCCCTGGTCGGGCCGCCGCTGACGACCGTACGGCAGCCGCTGACGGAGATGGCCGAGGCGGCGGCCAAGCTGGTCCTCGACCTCGGTCGTGAGGCCGGTACCCCGGCCGCCACCCGGGTGGAGCTGGCGACGAGCCTGGTGGTGCGCAGCAGTACGGCGGCGCCTGCGGGCGGCTGACTGACCGCTGTTGCTGTATTGACGGGTGTTCCGGGCCCCTCCACACTGCACCGAAGTCAATCGGCTGCACCACCGAAACTTTCGGAGGCACCCGCAATGAGATCGCTGAGATCGCTGAGATCGGGCTTACTCGCACCCCTGCTGGCCGGCGTCGTCGCGGCAGGCTCCCTGCTGGTCACGGCCCCCGCCGCGCACGCCGCCGACGCCCCCCTGCGCGACCTCGCCGAGGCCAAGGGCAAGGTCATGGGCACGGCGGTCACCGGCTCGAAGCTCACCGGCACCTACGGCGAGATCGCAGGGCGCGAGTTCAACTGGCTCACTCCCGGCAACGCCATGAAGTGGGGCTCCGTCGAGCCGAGCCGGGGCAGCTACGACTGGGCCGAGGCCGACCAGATCGTGAACTTCGCCGAGGCCCACGGCCAGCAGGTGCGCGGCCACACCCTGCTCTGGCACCAGCAGAACCCGGGCTGGCTGACCAACGGCAGCTGGACCCGGGACCAGCTCAGCGCCGTCGTCCAGGACCACATCGCCACCGAGGTCGGCCGCTACAAGGGCCGGCTGGCCGCCTGGGACGTGGTCAACGAGCCCTTCAACGAGGACGGCACCTACCGCCCGACGCTCTTCCACAACACCCTCGGGCAGGACTACATCGCACAGGCCCTCACCTGGGCCCGGGCCGCCGACCCGGGCGCCAAGCTGTACATCAACGACTACAACGTCGAGGGCGTCAACGCGAAGAGCACGGCTCTCTACAACCTGGTCAAGTCGCTGAAGGAGCGCGGAGTTCCGATCGACGGCGTCGGGCTTCAGGCCCATCTCATCGTCGGCCAGGTGCCCTCGACCATGCAGCAGAACATCCAGC
This region of Streptomyces caelestis genomic DNA includes:
- a CDS encoding LacI family DNA-binding transcriptional regulator, whose protein sequence is MTSPEPVESRTQTRTQGRSAQTATLAEIAREAGVSAPTVSKVLNGRADVAPATRARVEDLLRAHGYRRRRAEATRSPLIDLVFHELESAWALEVIRGVENVARDAGLSVVLSESAGRLTPGRTWADQVAARRPHGVILVLSGLDESQRALLTSRAIPFVVMDPAGDPGADVPSIGATNWQGGLAATRHLVELGHRRIGAISGPTQMMCSRARVDGYRAALETAGLPVDPGLIANGDFHHEAGYRLGLELLRRPDRPTAVFAGNDLQALGLYEAARELGLRIPEDLSVVGFDDLPVAPLVGPPLTTVRQPLTEMAEAAAKLVLDLGREAGTPAATRVELATSLVVRSSTAAPAGG
- a CDS encoding endo-1,4-beta-xylanase translates to MRSLRSLRSGLLAPLLAGVVAAGSLLVTAPAAHAADAPLRDLAEAKGKVMGTAVTGSKLTGTYGEIAGREFNWLTPGNAMKWGSVEPSRGSYDWAEADQIVNFAEAHGQQVRGHTLLWHQQNPGWLTNGSWTRDQLSAVVQDHIATEVGRYKGRLAAWDVVNEPFNEDGTYRPTLFHNTLGQDYIAQALTWARAADPGAKLYINDYNVEGVNAKSTALYNLVKSLKERGVPIDGVGLQAHLIVGQVPSTMQQNIQRFADLGVDVAITELDIRMQLPATQAKLTQQAADYEAVMNACLAVARCSGVTVWGFTDSDSWIPDTFPGQGAATPYDENYQPKPAYHAIAEALGGTTTPPAGACSATYGVTSQWSTGYTGQVRIACSGASLSSWKAEWTFGAGQRITQAWNASCTQSGAAVSCVNASYNGSVPDGGSVTFGFNGSWSGSNPVPVVTLG